A stretch of Macadamia integrifolia cultivar HAES 741 chromosome 7, SCU_Mint_v3, whole genome shotgun sequence DNA encodes these proteins:
- the LOC122084272 gene encoding cytosolic sulfotransferase 5-like, with protein MAEAEAEAEAEADPKEENESSYQRYKILISSLPKEEGWASENYFCHYQGFWYPDILCPGVFAVQDHFKARSSDIIIATTPKSGTTWIKALLFAAVNRGMYPPTYNHHPLLSENPQLLVPFLELRLYKSKIIPDFDILPDIETLPSPRLFGTHIPFTSLPQSMIDSGSRIVYLYRNPKDVFVSMWHFNNKMRAAVSKPPLSAMEAFDRFCKGVSQFGPFWDHVLVYWRASLERLQQVLFIKYEELQADPGGVLKRVAHFVGFPFTSEEEKEQGLVDKILRLCSFENLSSLEVNKTGKHSSGLGYEAFFRKGKVGDWANYLTSEMIERIDQITEEKFHGHGLKFC; from the coding sequence AtggcagaggcagaggcagaggcagaggcagaggcagatCCGAAGGAAGAAAATGAGAGTAGCTACCAGAGGTACAAAATTCTCATTTCAAGCCTTCCAAAAGAGGAAGGTTGGGCATCTGAGAATTATTTCTGCCATTACCAAGGCTTCTGGTATCCAGACATATTATGCCCAGGAGTATTCGCAGTCCAAGACCACTTCAAGGCTCGCTCAAGCGACATTATCATTGCAACCACCCCAAAATCAGGCACTACATGGATCAAAGCCCTTCTCTTTGCCGCTGTTAACCGCGGTATGTACCCACCCACCTACAATCATCATCCCTTGCTCTCCGAAAACCCCCAGCTCCTAGTGCCATTTCTAGAGCTAAGGCTTTACAAGAGCAAAATCATCCCTGATTTTGACATCCTTCCCGACATTGAAACCCTTCCCTCTCCCAGGCTCTTTGGAACTCACATACCTTTCACATCACTGCCACAGAGCATGATCGATTCTGGTTCCCGAATTGTTTATCTTTACAGGAATCCAAAAGATGTGTTTGTTTCCATGTGGCATTTTAATAACAAGATGAGAGCCGCGGTCTCAAAGCCACCATTGAGTGCCATGGAAGCATTTGACAGGTTCTGCAAGGGGGTTTCCCAATTTGGGCCTTTCTGGGATCATGTGTTGGTTTACTGGAGAGCTAGTCTGGAAAGGCTTCAACAGGTGTTGTTCATCAAGTATGAAGAGTTACAAGCAGACCCAGGTGGTGTTTTGAAAAGAGTAGCTCATTTTGTGGGATTCCCTTTCACgtctgaggaagaaaaagagcaaggattgGTTGATAAGATCTTGAGGTTGTGCAGCTTTGAGAATTTGAGTAGTCTTGAGGTGAACAAGACTGGAAAACACTCAAGTGGTCTTGGATATGAGGCTTTCTTTAGAAAAGGTAAGGTTGGGGACTGGGCAAACTATCTTACATCTGAGATGATTGAACGAATTGACCAGATCACAGAAGAGAAGTTCCATGGTCATGGCCTGAAGTTCTGTTAA